The Mastacembelus armatus chromosome 4, fMasArm1.2, whole genome shotgun sequence genome segment TGAGTTACATTCATACAACAGAACACTTAAGAACCTAATGAGGTCTGAGGCATTCTAGTCCCTGCACCACTGTAAGTTACGAGAAACATAAGGCATGAGTTAAGATCCTCTGTTTCTTGGCAATGCGCTTCCATGTTGACTTATATCCCATCTGTGTAAATCTAGTCAAGGAAAACAAAGTAAAGACAttagaaagagaaatgaaactaaaacaatccattttattacattattctTTAAggtaaaaacaatattttctgggggaaaaaaaattaaaaaattaaaaaataaaagatgtaaaaacatttttacaaccCAAGGGACAGTGTTTTTGCCACCATTTGAATGGCCCTGAGAGGATCCACAATATCTTTGAGCTTGTCCTTTCTGAGAACCCAATCTGGTGCAAATctgaaaagagaaacaggatgCGAGTTACAACTGCAAACATTAATGATGCGATACCTCAGACACATACAGTGATATACATACTTTGGCGCAGCCCGGGATTTACAAGGCGTTGATTGAACGAAGAAGCTCCCATTCATCGATGCGTTCATCTTCTGTTTGACAACAGTTCTTTCTGCGTCCATCTTGTGTTTGCGAACAGTAAGGTGGTAAATACTGCGTATCCTATCCAAGGCTTTGGGTAGCTTCACAACCTCCTAGAGAAAATTTAcaagtttctttttaaaaatggttacTAGTATTTAAATGTCTTTAGATTATTGTAATAGTACATTAGAGAAGTATGTATGTTTTAATAGTTACTGACCATAGCACGGTGCTTGTCTTGCAGCAGGAGAGCAAGAAGGAAGCAGGCCTTGGTGAAGATGCTGCCGCCCTTCTCTGCCACTTTATCCCCTGCCTTTTCCCGGTATCTCTGCAGCAGGTCCAACAGCGTCTCCACAGAGTTTTCCACCGAGTACACCGCCTCGATTGTCTTGTGGTACTGAGGGAAGAAAAACCCAGAGCAAGTGAGTGGGGGAGCTTTTGGACCAGAGGAACATTTTCATAGTTAAGTGCAGTGAAGTACCTGTGGTTCCTATTGTACTGAAAAGTACCTTCTCTAAAGTAGGAGCTAAAAACGTCCCCCAAAAGAGCGTTCTAAGAACGACTATAGTTCTTGACTCCTGCGATGTGGAAATCTATGAACTATGAAAAAGTTCCTCTAATGCCATAATACTTAGAATTAATATCAATTAATTATCTGTTCAAACTAAACTGAAGGAAGAAAATTTGAGACCAAGTGATAATACTGAGGTGCCTGACCTGTAGTATTtactcaagaaaaaaaaaaaaaaagataaaggcTTAGACTGCTACCAGCCCTGCTGACATATTCTATTTTGTTCTAGCTGACATTTTCTAGCTGTCTCTTTGTAAGTCAACAAACCAAAGTTCACAAAgcaaagtgaaaaatcaatgaaaacagGCTGTGACAAGGGAATGGGAAATTCCAGCTTTAGACAAACCAGGGACAAGAAAACTGAAAGACATTCAATCGTTATACTTTGATCTCATTACCTGCTTCACTGGcctccagttttgtttttgttttttttttaacatctgttCTGGAAGAAACAGCTTGTATACCTTTAGACTTAATTCTTCTATTATCTGAAAACTCAAAAGTGCCTAATAATGAATAACATTGGAACAATGTCCTTTAGATTTACTCCATCCATCGCTGTGATTCTCTGAAATGAACTTGTAAAAGGGAATGTGACAGATGCAATGTAAATCCAGTCATTTTATATGTAGTAATAAGACAGTATTAACATTTAAGGCCCACATTATTCAGAAAGATTAATGACTAAACTAATAATTACTAtaaattcttttcttttaaatttgcaGAATATCCCAGCATATTGTCAAGGAATCTGAGAACATTTTGGAAACAGGGCCACTAAATGAAAAATAGAGAACACAAAATATGTTGACCCTTGCTCAGAAATTTTTtgcagaagagaaaacatttacagGATGTGAGAAATCATAGCAGGAAGTACTCTGCATCCTCAACTCACTAttattaaatgtgaaaaatcGTGTCTGACAAGGTGATTAGTGAGTGTGACTCTTTGGTCCTTGTTGTAAGTAGGAGAAAGTTAATTAAAGTTGGCTGATCACTATATTTGACACTGTCTTCATAATTCTGACCCTCTGCATCATGACTTTATAGGACAGTGTGGTGTCAAATAAAGCAGGCCTGAGTTCGAGGTACCTTGGAGAGGTTGAGGAGGATCTGGATGGAGAAAGTGATGACCTCCATACAGGGGACGCTCCTGTTGCAGCTGCGGATGAGTATGAAGATGATGTTGGTGGCTCCGCTCTCTACCAGCCGCTCACAGCACTCTGGGGACAGCCTGGTGGCAGTTTCtgtgcatgcacgcacacacgcacgcacacacacacacacacacacacacaccagagagGGTCTTCAATAAGGGCTCAGGACACAGACTACTGAAGGCTGAAAACAGCTGATATGCTCATATAATCATGAGCAAGTATCTTCAACTTTTTGTTTACAAGGCACAAACAATAGGCAATAGATTAGATAGATTACAATAGATTGGACACTAGATTTtctaaacacacattaaaccaCCGCTCATGAATTCAGTTTTATCTTGACAAGGACTTTTGCTATtacaacacaaaaccaaaaacaacagaagaggAACATTTAGTTCCACACTTGCAAGAGCAGTTTCCTATCAACAAGAGTTATGAAGGTCAAATAAGTGACTTATTAAAAGTCTTCTCTTTTCTCATTGCTCAACTCTATTGCACAATTCAGAATTATTGTGACTAGTCTGGGTTTCTCCTGAACATagataaagaaatatataaacaaaacgGTGATatacaaactgaagaaaagtTAAAACGTCTCAAATTTAATGTTTAGGTCAGCTCTACATGACTAAATATCTTCAGGCTTTGGACTGCTCATGGATAAATCAattactgtcatttttaaagtaaaagaaaaaaaaaaagttgcttttTTTGCAGCAAAACCAGTGTACAGCAGTTTAGTGGTGTCTGCATATGGGTACATTAACAGAAATGCCAAAGCCTTACCCAGGTTTTTCAGGGCCTCCAGAATGTAGGAGAAGTGTTTGTATCGAAGCAGGTAGTCCAGCGCGGAGGACGTCTTGTTACACAGTTTGTCCTCCTCTCGTACACTTGAGGAGACTTGACACAAGCGGTGTCTCAACTTCACCACCTTGGGATTGTCATTCAGTTTGCGAGAGTAGTATCCTCTCCACAAAGCCTGGAGCAAAagacaatatgttttttttttttttactgtttgtattgtattatgTTAGACAGCTGCTCTTCTGCTTTGTACTTGTACTAATTACCCTATGCTCTAACCATGCACTGATGAAGATATGAAGATGACATAGCCAGCTCTGCCAACTAAAGACTTCAGTGTCAAACAAATTCAGAGAACAAGGTCAATATATATATGACACCAAAAGCCAAAGGCTTCTGAGTCCAGTACCTGAGCTTTGACAATGCCCTGCTGAACTCTCTCCTGGcgcctgaggaggaggaaccTTCGAACAGCCTGCTGGATGACGGATGCAGCTTTGTGGCGACGGGCTAACCAGCACTTGACCTGCCTTTGGACAATAACCACCTTCCTTTTGTCGTCCAGATACCGTCTCCTCTGCTGCCTTGCTCTCACCCATTGCTAAGAAATGACAAAGCAATGATTTTAAGTAATGGTTCACCGATTAATTTAATTCAACAGAACACCATCATCTTTTTGAGTGACAAATAGTTATATATCTGTACCTGTATGGCGATGACAGAATGGATCTGTCTTTTAGCCGACTCCAAAGCCCAGTGGGTTCTCAGTGCTCGCTGGATCTTTATGGCGCTGAGATGATGGAAGGCTGCTGATGTGAAACGGAGCCTCCTCTCTGCCATGGCTGCCTTTAGCACCTGAAACAAAATGGCATCTGAACTGTAACCTTTTAGCATTTTTGGACTGTTTGTGTCCATTCAATTATTAGAttcatgtcaaaatgtttttccatctttgtAAATGAACAGTTAAACATGATGTTTGCTCTAATGGAACTAAAGTTAATATAAATTAAAGACTATATGAAAGACTGTAAAATATCATTTCTAGTAAACTATGAACTTTAAGGAATGTTAATTACCTGGACTCTAGCCATCCATGCTCGACAGTGTGTCTGAAGTGTGATGACAGCTTGCCGCGTCCGGATGTAGTTCTTCCTCTCCATCCTGCCAAGCTGCACTGCCCGAACCCTCCGCTGAAGTTTTACAGctgcctctctcttcctttGGAAGAGCCGCTTCTGTACTGAGCACCTCCAGCACGACTGGATGGCAATGGCAGCTTGATTATGTCGGCTAATCTCCCTCCTGACATACCAGCCTCTAAACGCTGCCTGAAGGATGATAGTGGATCgtttcattttcagaaacttctctctgttttgtctttgaagAACACAGGAGCGGTAATGTCTCTGGATGATGGTGGCAGACAGACGCATGGCCTGGAATTTGACTTCCTCTCTGTGCTTTCTGAACACAGACTGGATCACAGTGGCTGCGTGATTCCAACGAGCAACCTCTTTCCTGACCTGCCACCCTCTGTATGCTGCCTGCATGATCACAGCTGCACTGCGCTTTTCCAGGTATTGTGTTCTTTGTACCTTAGCTGCTACATTAGCCTGATATTTTCGCTGAATTATTAGGATGGCCCACTTTATTTTAAGATAATGCTTGTGTTCCAAAAAGGCTCTGTAAGCTCTCTGAATAACAATGGCAGCCTGATGCCTTTGTTTGATGTTCCTCCTTGATTTCATGCCACGATATGCAGCCTGTAATATTGCAGCAGCTTTTCTAACCTCTTGGTAACGATTTATATCAATGTTTCTCTGCCTCTGAGCTCTAAACCTCTGCTGTAAGACACAGGCTGCCCAGCACTGTCTCCTTAAGGCTGACTGCTCTTTATACCTCCTGAAGTTCGCCTGAACGACAGTAGCTGCCCGGTGCATCCTGGCAATGTTTCTTCGCACTTTATAACCTctgaaagctgcttggagaaCAATTACAGAACGTCTCACTTTTAGgaagttttctctgttttgtctttgaagAACACAGGAGCGGTAATGTCTCTGGATGATGGTGGCAGACAGACGCATGGCCTGGAATTTGACTTCCTCTCTGTGCTTTCTGAACACAGACTGGATCACAGTGGCTGCGTGATGCTGACGAGCAACCTCTTTCCTGACCTGCCACCCCCTGTATGCTGCCTGAAGGACAACAGCAGCTCTGCGCATTTGCTGgtattgtttctgttgttcctTTGCTGCTACAGTGGCCCGATACCTCTGCTGAATAGTGACGACAGTGGATTTTAATGTCAGATATTGTTTCTGGACACAGCGTGCTCTGTAAGCTCTCTGAATAACAATGGCAGCCTGATGCCTTTGTTTGATGATTCTTCTGAATTTCATTCTATGGAAGGCAGCTTGTAGCTTAATGGCAGCTTTTCTAACCTCTTGGTAACGATTTATATCAATGTTTCTCTGCCTCTGAGCTCTAAACCTCTGCTGTAAGACACAGGCTGCCCAGCACTGTCTCCTTAAGGCTGACTGCTCTTTATACCTCCTGAAGTTCGCCTGAACGACAGTAGCTGCCCGGTGCATCCTGGCAATGTTTCTTCGCACTTCATAACCTctgaaagctgcttggagaaCAATTACAGAACGTCTCACTTTTAGgaagttttctctgttttgtctttgaagAACACAGGAGCGGTAATGTCTCTGGATGGTGGTGGCAGACAGACGCATGGCCTGGAATTTGACTTCCTCTCTGTGCTTTCTGAACACAGACTGGATCACAGTGGCTGCGTGATTCCAACGAGCAACCTCTTTCCTGACCTGCCACCCTCTGTATGCTGCCTGCATGATCACAGCTGCACTGCGCTTTTCCAGGTATTGTGTTCTTTGTACCTTAGCTGCTACATTAGCCTGATATTTTCGCTGAATTATTAGGATGGCCCACTTTATTTTAAGATAATGCTTGTGTTCCAAAAAGGCTCTGTAAGCTCTCTGAATAACAATGGCAGCCTGATGCCTTTGTTTGATGTTCCTCCTTGATTTCATGCCACGATATGCAGCCTGTAATATTGCAGCAGCTTTTCTAACCTCTTGGTAACGATTTATATCAATGTTTCTCTGCCTCTGAGCTCTAAACCTCTGCTGTAAGACACAGGCTGCCCAGCACTGTCTCCTTAAGGCTGACTGCTCTTTATACCTCCTGAAGTTCGCCTGAATGACAGTAGCTGCCCGGTGCATCCTGGCAATGTTTCTTCGCACTTCATAACCTctgaaagctgcttggagaaCAATTACAGAACGTCTCACTTTTAGGAAGTTTTCcctgttttgtctttgaagAACACAGGAGCGGTAATGTCTCTGGATGATGGTGGCAGACAGACGCATGGCCTGGAATTTGACTTCCTCTCTGTGCTTTCTGAACACAGACTGGATCACAGTGGCTGCGTGATGCTGACGAGCAACCTCTTTCCTGACCTGCCACCCCCTGTATGCTGCCTGAAGGACAACAGCAGCTCTGCGCATTTGCTGgtattgtttctgttgttcctTTGCTGCTACAGTGGCCCGATACCTCTGCTGAATAGTGACGACAGTGGATTTTAAGGTTAGGTACTCCTTGTGCTTACAATGGGTTCTATAAGCTCTCTGGATACTGGTGGCAGCCTGATGCCTTTGCTTGATGAGGCGTCTGGATTTCATTCCACGGAAAGCAGCTTGTAAGACCACAGCAGCATTTCTTTTGCCGTTCAGGATGTTTATCTCCTCTCTCATTTTTTTATTGGCTCTGTAACGTGTCTGCAATACACGGGCAGCCCAGCAGACCCTTTTGTAGTGGGTTCTCTGCTGATACTTTCTGAAGTGAGACTGAATTGTTACAGCTGCCATATGCTGGTTTCGCAGCTGCTTTCTGACCTCATATCCTCTGTAGGCTGCTTGCAGACAAATGACTGCCCTGCGCTTCAATAGATAGTCgagttgtttttctcttgcCAGGGTCACTGCTCTGTACCTCTGCTGACAAACCAAAGCTGCTTCCCTGATGGCTAGAAACCTATTTCTGTCTCGGATGGTGAGGACCTTTCGCTGAATGAGTGTAGCTGCTCGGTGCATTTCTTCAACCTTCTTTCTGACCCTGTGGCCACGATATGCTGCCTGGATGACTACAGCTGAAGACTTCATTGTTTTGTACCTCTGCAACTGCTGATCCCTGAGCATTTTTGCTCTGTAGCGTTCCTGAATAATAATTGCAGCACATTTGGCAGCAAGGTAGGCCATACATATTCTATGCATCCTGAACTGAGCCTGAATTGCTTTGGCAGCCTTGTGCTTCTTCTTTAGGTCTTCCCTCACTCTAAATCCCCGGTAGACAGCTTGAATCTTTATAGTGGCCTGCTTTAGCTGTCTGTAGTCGTTCTGCTGTGtcctgcagagcagcagagctcTGTATTGGCTTTGGGTGATAATTGCTGCACTTCGGAGGAGGAAATATCTTTTTCTACATAAAACCATCCTAAGTGAAGACTGAATGACAGTCGCTGCCCAGTGCTTTTTCTTGAGCTCTCTTCTGACTCTTGTGCCTCTGAATCCAGCTTGAAGAGTAACACAGGCAGCTCTCTTGCACATAAATGTTTCCCTCATCTCCTTTCCTACCACATATGCTCTGTAATGACGCTGTACAATTACTGCTGCAGCCTTCCGTGACATGTACTCTGCTTGTGCTTTGTGCCGACGGTAGCAAGCCTGTATCAGTGTTGCAGACCGATGTTGCTTTTCTATCCACTTCCTGTCAGCTCTGCCTCTCCAGTTAGCTTGTATAATGACTGCAGCATTCCTAAGAGCATCATAATCATTCTTCGTCTTACGAGTCAAAATTGTGGCTCTGTACTTTTGCtgtatcacagcagcagctttttttaaGACAAGGTAGTGCCTTTGGGCAGCATGCTTCCTAAAAGCTGCCTGGATTACTGTTGCTGCCTTGTGGTGTTTTTTGAGCGACTCTCGAGCTGCTTTTCCACGATAAGCTGCCTGGATGGTCACAACAGCACATCTGAACCTCACAAACGtttgcctgtctgtgtctctttttACAGAGGCCCTGAACCAACGCTGAATTATGACTGCAGCACATCTCATCTTCACAACCTGTTTTCTGGCAGTATACCCTCTGAAGGCACTCTGGATGACAAGAGCTGAATAGTGCTGTAGCTTCAACATTTGAAAGCAGTGCCTCTGTGCATGGCCTCTATAATGGGCTTGAAGGAGCAGGGCACTTCTCTTAGTCTTCGTATATTGATGGAGACACCTCTGCTTTCTGTACCAAGACTGAATCCTTACAGCAGCGGCAGTTCTTTTGGCCATTCTTTCCTTGTACCATTTCTTAAACATGGCTTGTATCACTCTGGCAGCACCgttttccttttgtgttttctgggttttccatcttctgtacccTCTCTGTAACTTCACCACTGCTGTTCTAAGGGAGCGATAACATTCCCGCTCTCTTGTTGCAAGTGACCATGCTCGTGAGTGCTTCTGAATGACTGTGGCTGCCCAGTAAATTCTTTCATAAGCAGAAGATGCCCTCTTCATTCGCCATTGTGCCTGGACAACAATGGTGTAGTATCTCAGGCGTTGGTAAGCTCTCAGATCTGAAAACATCCTCCACTGAGCCTGCATGGACAAGATAAGAACCATCTATTCAAAGAACAATTACACTAGCAGACTTCATTATGCAAATCtttgctgaaaataaatataagactTCATTAGATATGATGCAAATTCTCGACCAAAATCACTGTGCCCTTAACAACTGAAGGCGCTGTCCaaggtaagaaaaacaaaataaattaaacccATAAACACTTGCTGAGTGCTGAAAAATATCCTCTTTTTTTCTACAGTGAAATTATAAATAGGTCATTCAGCCCTTTCTTTCACAGATGTATAGTAAACACCTACCTGGATGAGAGTTGCTGCTTTGTGCTGTAGAGCCTGAATTCGAGCCTGTTTTTTCAGCCTCAGCCTTTTGCGGCCGGAGTAACCCCTCCAGACGGACTGGATGATAACAGCAGCTTGAGTCTGCCTCTTGGCTCTGCAC includes the following:
- the aspm gene encoding abnormal spindle-like microcephaly-associated protein isoform X4, which codes for MAEAVPLNLRGFLDFSPVKRDDANKENDVPVLSLIQFSKAPFVTFGTVKLGTSKSAVLRIENPTGAAEALVAVEKIPTSKGFSVNHNTFTIQPEGSFSLTVTWTPTDEGGVRELIIFNANGVLKHQAVLLGRAEAPKKKKKSLWQTIKNKREGEKVATPRGKKREPPLKMAASKTFHVSRKPQYKRDKLRSPLASLNEGKAARKSSLKKQSSIHDPPLKLEEQKVLNPSQREQALVLSDQENMHHVQRNCPLVLAVPSANVMDSGTVSDSPDFLAGKPDNKELSKVLNRTLSPIGTPERFRKLMPHIQSDSPVPVTVETATHADSVLTRSPVPSLKDALALIDSDLSHINSSPRDTSSSCDFSDSLESKSESHDYGSDSNVPKSLPDGPELCESNEPRLTFFVSKKVVVTEVFSESDKDMERVKKASFTSATVTKIKAPAEAKSGRKIMKSKRRLLEKTLELSEGSSQCESGPDTPNLPVIDLHTGPKGRQNSDSSSSQCDDRHQVLEFTSSSPTLWPNGSSKPIAFPVTSPPSMAPAHLSFSCTSPPPAVPAPTSFSVNSPLPSGRSPPLPLPLLRLSLSSNCNVYEQLPLSAPVAIQEDSFPIHMAVMNKKRKSEEYLKSDAKTEDARKNDRVKKSRVVPGNTERPRSVQERRSSSQRQQLRAAGSVHSVAAPSLKSRRSAVPAQAKPLSSKPTTRGALFPKSSGPSSVKTTKVIAVAQSKLTFVKSAQTAIPRHPMPFAAKNMFYDERWIEKQERGFTWWINYVLTPDDFKVNTEVANVSAVSLAMGSDNFSVPKAPTKEEMSFSTYIARRKLNRLRRSACQLFTSEAMVKAIQRLELEVEAKRLLVRKDRHLWKDIGERCKVLNWLLSYNPLWLRIGLETIYGEMISLESNSDTLGLAMFILQRLLWNADIAAQFRHPKVPHYYKEGHEEALSRFTLKKLLLLVCFLDKAKDSRLIEHDPCLFCVDAEFKTSKDLLLAFSRDFLSGEGILPRHLGYLGLPVSHVQMPLDEFNFAVKNLAVDLKCGIRLVRVMELLLQDWSLSAKLRLPAISRLQKVHNVDIGLQALKSKGVDLKDENGSTIDSRDIVDGHREKTLSLLWKLIFAFHVEVILDKDQLKDEIGFLKRTLRTKQKLASLRANQGLQPSPAKTRAPYEHNSTKITLLMDWVRTVCDFYNQSVENFTVAFSDGRVLCYLIHHYHPSLLPKEAVSNSTTQTVECSLRGRLELDCSASDSDNSFDSLPTGPDGPDSPSVEFKQLLENEKNNFRLVNTAVAFLGGIPAMINPADMSNTIPSEKVVMTYLSFLCARLLDLRNETRAARVIQGAWRKYRLKKDLQLYKERNIAAQKIQVVVRSFLQKCRAKRQTQAAVIIQSVWRGYSGRKRLRLKKQARIQALQHKAATLIQAQWRMFSDLRAYQRLRYYTIVVQAQWRMKRASSAYERIYWAATVIQKHSRAWSLATRERECYRSLRTAVVKLQRGYRRWKTQKTQKENGAARVIQAMFKKWYKERMAKRTAAAVRIQSWYRKQRCLHQYTKTKRSALLLQAHYRGHAQRHCFQMLKLQHYSALVIQSAFRGYTARKQVVKMRCAAVIIQRWFRASVKRDTDRQTFVRFRCAVVTIQAAYRGKAARESLKKHHKAATVIQAAFRKHAAQRHYLVLKKAAAVIQQKYRATILTRKTKNDYDALRNAAVIIQANWRGRADRKWIEKQHRSATLIQACYRRHKAQAEYMSRKAAAVIVQRHYRAYVVGKEMRETFMCKRAACVTLQAGFRGTRVRRELKKKHWAATVIQSSLRMVLCRKRYFLLRSAAIITQSQYRALLLCRTQQNDYRQLKQATIKIQAVYRGFRVREDLKKKHKAAKAIQAQFRMHRICMAYLAAKCAAIIIQERYRAKMLRDQQLQRYKTMKSSAVVIQAAYRGHRVRKKVEEMHRAATLIQRKVLTIRDRNRFLAIREAALVCQQRYRAVTLAREKQLDYLLKRRAVICLQAAYRGYEVRKQLRNQHMAAVTIQSHFRKYQQRTHYKRVCWAARVLQTRYRANKKMREEINILNGKRNAAVVLQAAFRGMKSRRLIKQRHQAATSIQRAYRTHCKHKEYLTLKSTVVTIQQRYRATVAAKEQQKQYQQMRRAAVVLQAAYRGWQVRKEVARQHHAATVIQSVFRKHREEVKFQAMRLSATIIQRHYRSCVLQRQNRENFLKVRRSVIVLQAAFRGYKVRRNIARMHRAATVVQANFRRYKEQSALRRQCWAACVLQQRFRAQRQRNIDINRYQEVRKAAAILQAAYRGMKSRRNIKQRHQAAIVIQRAYRAFLEHKHYLKIKWAILIIQRKYQANVAAKVQRTQYLEKRSAAVIMQAAYRGWQVRKEVARWNHAATVIQSVFRKHREEVKFQAMRLSATIIQRHYRSCVLQRQNREKFLKMKRSTIILQAAFRGWYVRREISRHNQAAIAIQSCWRCSVQKRLFQRKREAAVKLQRRVRAVQLGRMERKNYIRTRQAVITLQTHCRAWMARVQVLKAAMAERRLRFTSAAFHHLSAIKIQRALRTHWALESAKRQIHSVIAIQQWVRARQQRRRYLDDKRKVVIVQRQVKCWLARRHKAASVIQQAVRRFLLLRRQERVQQGIVKAQALWRGYYSRKLNDNPKVVKLRHRLCQVSSSVREEDKLCNKTSSALDYLLRYKHFSYILEALKNLETATRLSPECCERLVESGATNIIFILIRSCNRSVPCMEVITFSIQILLNLSKYHKTIEAVYSVENSVETLLDLLQRYREKAGDKVAEKGGSIFTKACFLLALLLQDKHRAMEVVKLPKALDRIRSIYHLTVRKHKMDAERTVVKQKMNASMNGSFFVQSTPCKSRAAPKFAPDWVLRKDKLKDIVDPLRAIQMVAKTLSLGL
- the aspm gene encoding abnormal spindle-like microcephaly-associated protein isoform X3; its protein translation is MAEAVPLNLRGFLDFSPVKRDDANKENDVPVLSLIQFSKAPFVTFGTVKLGTSKSAVLRIENPTGAAEALVAVEKIPTSKGFSVNHNTFTIQPEGSFSLTVTWTPTDEGGVRELIIFNANGVLKHQAVLLGRAEAPKKKKKSLWQTIKNKREGEKVATPRGKKREPPLKMAASKTFHVSRKPQYKRDKLRSPLASLNEGKAARKSSLKKQSSIHDPPLKLEEQKVLNPSQREQALVLSDQENMHHVQRNCPLVLAVPSANVMDSGTVSDSPDFLAGKPDNKELSKVLNRTLSPIGTPERFRKLMPHIQSDSPVPVTVETATHADSVLTRSPVPSLKDALALIDSDLSHINSSPRDTSSSCDFSDSLESKSESHDYGSDSNVPKSLPDGPELCESNEPRLTFFVSKKVVVTEVFSESDKDMERVKKASFTSATVTKIKAPAEAKSGRKIMKSKRRLLEKTLELSEGSSQCESGPDTPNLPVIDLHTGPKGRQNSDSSSSQCDDRHQVLEFTSSSPTLWPNGSSKPIAFPVTSPPSMAPAHLSFSCTSPPPAVPAPTSFSVNSPLPSGRSPPLPLPLLRLSLSSNCNVYEQLPLSAPVAIQEDSFPIHMAVMNKKRKSEEYLKSDAKTEDARKNDRVKKSRVVPGNTERPRSVQERRSSSQRQQLRAAGSVHSVAAPSLKSRRSAVPAQAKPLSSKPTTRGALFPKSSGPSSVKTTKVIAVAQSKLTFVKSAQTAIPRHPMPFAAKNMFYDERWIEKQERGFTWWINYVLTPDDFKVNTEVANVSAVSLAMGSDNFSVPKAPTKEEMSFSTYIARRKLNRLRRSACQLFTSEAMVKAIQRLELEVEAKRLLVRKDRHLWKDIGERCKVLNWLLSYNPLWLRIGLETIYGEMISLESNSDTLGLAMFILQRLLWNADIAAQFRHPKVPHYYKEGHEEALSRFTLKKLLLLVCFLDKAKDSRLIEHDPCLFCVDAEFKTSKDLLLAFSRDFLSGEGILPRHLGYLGLPVSHVQMPLDEFNFAVKNLAVDLKCGIRLVRVMELLLQDWSLSAKLRLPAISRLQKVHNVDIGLQALKSKGVDLKDENGSTIDSRDIVDGHREKTLSLLWKLIFAFHVEVILDKDQLKDEIGFLKRTLRTKQKLASLRANQGLQPSPAKTRAPYEHNSTKITLLMDWVRTVCDFYNQSVENFTVAFSDGRVLCYLIHHYHPSLLPKEAVSNSTTQTVECSLRGRLELDCSASDSDNSFDSLPTGPDGPDSPSVEFKQLLENEKNNFRLVNTAVAFLGGIPAMINPADMSNTIPSEKVVMTYLSFLCARLLDLRNETRAARVIQGAWRKYRLKKDLQLYKERNIAAQKIQVVVRSFLQKCRAKRQTQAAVIIQSVWRGYSGRKRLRLKKQARIQALQHKAATLIQAQWRMFSDLRAYQRLRYYTIVVQAQWRMKRASSAYERIYWAATVIQKHSRAWSLATRERECYRSLRTAVVKLQRGYRRWKTQKTQKENGAARVIQAMFKKWYKERMAKRTAAAVRIQSWYRKQRCLHQYTKTKRSALLLQAHYRGHAQRHCFQMLKLQHYSALVIQSAFRGYTARKQVVKMRCAAVIIQRWFRASVKRDTDRQTFVRFRCAVVTIQAAYRGKAARESLKKHHKAATVIQAAFRKHAAQRHYLVLKKAAAVIQQKYRATILTRKTKNDYDALRNAAVIIQANWRGRADRKWIEKQHRSATLIQACYRRHKAQAEYMSRKAAAVIVQRHYRAYVVGKEMRETFMCKRAACVTLQAGFRGTRVRRELKKKHWAATVIQSSLRMVLCRKRYFLLRSAAIITQSQYRALLLCRTQQNDYRQLKQATIKIQAVYRGFRVREDLKKKHKAAKAIQAQFRMHRICMAYLAAKCAAIIIQERYRAKMLRDQQLQRYKTMKSSAVVIQAAYRGHRVRKKVEEMHRAATLIQRKVLTIRDRNRFLAIREAALVCQQRYRAVTLAREKQLDYLLKRRAVICLQAAYRGYEVRKQLRNQHMAAVTIQSHFRKYQQRTHYKRVCWAARVLQTRYRANKKMREEINILNGKRNAAVVLQAAFRGMKSRRLIKQRHQAATSIQRAYRTHCKHKEYLTLKSTVVTIQQRYRATVAAKEQQKQYQQMRRAAVVLQAAYRGWQVRKEVARQHHAATVIQSVFRKHREEVKFQAMRLSATIIQRHYRSCVLQRQNRENFLKVRRSVIVLQAAFRGYEVRRNIARMHRAATVIQANFRRYKEQSALRRQCWAACVLQQRFRAQRQRNIDINRYQEVRKAAIKLQAAFHRMKFRRIIKQRHQAAIVIQRAYRARCVQKQYLTLKSTVVTIQQRYRATVAAKEQQKQYQQMRRAAVVLQAAYRGWQVRKEVARQHHAATVIQSVFRKHREEVKFQAMRLSATIIQRHYRSCVLQRQNRENFLKVRRSVIVLQAAFRGYKVRRNIARMHRAATVVQANFRRYKEQSALRRQCWAACVLQQRFRAQRQRNIDINRYQEVRKAAAILQAAYRGMKSRRNIKQRHQAAIVIQRAYRAFLEHKHYLKIKWAILIIQRKYQANVAAKVQRTQYLEKRSAAVIMQAAYRGWQVRKEVARWNHAATVIQSVFRKHREEVKFQAMRLSATIIQRHYRSCVLQRQNREKFLKMKRSTIILQAAFRGWYVRREISRHNQAAIAIQSCWRCSVQKRLFQRKREAAVKLQRRVRAVQLGRMERKNYIRTRQAVITLQTHCRAWMARVQVLKAAMAERRLRFTSAAFHHLSAIKIQRALRTHWALESAKRQIHSVIAIQQWVRARQQRRRYLDDKRKVVIVQRQVKCWLARRHKAASVIQQAVRRFLLLRRQERVQQGIVKAQALWRGYYSRKLNDNPKVVKLRHRLCQVSSSVREEDKLCNKTSSALDYLLRYKHFSYILEALKNLETATRLSPECCERLVESGATNIIFILIRSCNRSVPCMEVITFSIQILLNLSKYHKTIEAVYSVENSVETLLDLLQRYREKAGDKVAEKGGSIFTKACFLLALLLQDKHRAMEVVKLPKALDRIRSIYHLTVRKHKMDAERTVVKQKMNASMNGSFFVQSTPCKSRAAPKFAPDWVLRKDKLKDIVDPLRAIQMVAKTLSLGL